The Thalassomonas actiniarum genome contains the following window.
CGAGATATGGCAGGAGTGTACATTTGGCTGGCGCAATACCGCATTGAGTTCTTGCTCTGTGGTGGCGGCTCCCTGTTTCAAACGTACGGCAAATTGATCGTCGACTTTTTTCAGGGTGATCTCTTTATTACCTCTTTTTAATTTCATGGTGCTCATGGTTGCTGTTCCTAGTAAGTCTGGCTGATTTATCCGTACGGTGACGACAACTTGTGATCAGCGGATGTCGGGAGGATAAAATAAAGACTAGTAGAGAAGTACAGGAGTGCCATAAAAATCTAATGATATTGATAGCTTAAGAAAGGTATTGGCGCCAGGAGGGATTTTAGCGGCGATAACGCCAGGGAGGAGTGGTTACCGCCTGACGCCCGGGATAAGGTTTGTCTGTCTGGGGTTATATCGGTTGATTTTTACCCTGAGTTAAATCCAGCTGCTCTGTATAGGCAAACAGCGAAGGGGCGCCGCCGGTATGCCAGAAAAGCACTTGCTCCCCCCGGGAGATTGCTCCGGTTCTGATCATATCGATTAATCCCGCCATGGCACGGCCGGTATAAACCGGATCTAATAGGATGCCTTCAAGCTGTGCGGTCAGGGCAATGGCTTCATTCTCCCGGCTACCGACAATTCCGTATCCCTCCCCCAGGTAATTAGGGTTGAGGATCAGCTCCCGGGGGGAAAAGGTTTCAGTGCTGCCTGCCATTACTGCTGTTTTTCTTGCCAGTTCAAGGATTTGGGCATCAAAAGGTAAGTCTGCGCTTTCATCTTTGTCGATATTAATACCGATCAGCTCAAATGCCTGGTTAAAAAGCCGTTTGCCCAACATTAAGCCGGCATGGGTACCGCCCGAGCTGGAGGCAAAAATTAACCGGGAAAAAGCCAGGCCCCGGGATTGTTCTGCCAACTCCTTAACTGCATTGACAAAAGCCAGTGCCCCCAATTCGTTGGAGCCGCCGTAGGGCACTATATAGGGCCTTTTTCCCTCGGCTTGCAAGCTTTGGTAAAGGGCGGGAATATCTTCTCCCTTGCGGTTTTCTCCGGCCCAGTGGATATGGCAGCCGAAAAGGTTATCCAACAGCAGGTTGCCTTGAGCCTTATCCGGCTGCTCGCCCCCTAAGATCAAATGGCACTCAAGGTTTAATTGCGCCGCCGCCGCTGCCGTTTGCCGGCAATGGTTCGATTGTGCGGCGCCGGCGGTGATGATGGTATCGCAACCTTTGGCCAGGGCATCACCGAGGATATATTCGAGCTTACGGGTTTTATTGCCGCCAAAGGCAAGGCCGGTCATATCATCGCGCTTCATCCATATTTCGCATCCCAGAGCCTGACTTAACCGGGGAAGTTTTACTAACGGGGTAGGGAAAAACCCCAGGTCGACTTTGGGAAATTGTTGATAGTCCATAACCATTAACCTTTTTATATTGTTGTTAAATTATTACCGGAAGCTAACCACGGGCGCTTTGTCGGGTATTTATTTGAGAAAACGGATGAAGTGCCTG
Protein-coding sequences here:
- a CDS encoding D-cysteine desulfhydrase family protein, producing MDYQQFPKVDLGFFPTPLVKLPRLSQALGCEIWMKRDDMTGLAFGGNKTRKLEYILGDALAKGCDTIITAGAAQSNHCRQTAAAAAQLNLECHLILGGEQPDKAQGNLLLDNLFGCHIHWAGENRKGEDIPALYQSLQAEGKRPYIVPYGGSNELGALAFVNAVKELAEQSRGLAFSRLIFASSSGGTHAGLMLGKRLFNQAFELIGINIDKDESADLPFDAQILELARKTAVMAGSTETFSPRELILNPNYLGEGYGIVGSRENEAIALTAQLEGILLDPVYTGRAMAGLIDMIRTGAISRGEQVLFWHTGGAPSLFAYTEQLDLTQGKNQPI